A genomic region of Rhizomicrobium sp. contains the following coding sequences:
- a CDS encoding DUF1244 domain-containing protein — translation MTDPPFELHRPAGAGAGLLFLCDHAANALPPAYGTLGLDPALFATHIASDIGAAEVTRALAAAFGAPAVLARWSRLLVDLNRGEDDPTLVMKLSDGSLIPGNARIDEAETARRIAAFHAPYHAAIAGEIDAMGMPVLVSVHSFTPVWKGQPRPWEIGVLWDRDGRLARPLIAECTRAGFVVGDNEPYDGELENDCLYRHGTMRGLPHVLIEIRQDLVATPEAARDFAARLTPILERALAAMGPAALCFTRPLAAKGAAMDEKTRTELEAAAFRRLVAHLRGRTDVQNIDLMNLAGFCRNCLGDWYREAAAEKGIAIEKDAAREIVYGMAPAEWKKRYQTEASPAQQAAFAQASKKTHS, via the coding sequence ATGACCGATCCTCCCTTCGAGCTGCACCGGCCGGCGGGCGCGGGCGCCGGGCTGCTGTTCCTGTGCGACCATGCCGCGAACGCGCTGCCGCCCGCCTATGGGACGCTGGGGCTGGACCCGGCTTTGTTCGCCACCCATATCGCCTCCGATATCGGCGCGGCCGAGGTGACGCGGGCGCTGGCCGCCGCGTTCGGGGCGCCGGCCGTGCTGGCGCGCTGGTCGCGGCTGCTGGTCGACCTGAACCGCGGCGAGGACGATCCGACGCTCGTCATGAAACTGTCGGACGGCAGCCTCATCCCCGGCAATGCGCGGATCGACGAGGCCGAGACCGCGCGGCGGATCGCTGCGTTCCACGCGCCCTATCACGCGGCGATCGCGGGCGAGATCGACGCGATGGGCATGCCGGTGCTGGTTTCGGTGCACAGCTTCACGCCGGTGTGGAAGGGCCAGCCGCGGCCCTGGGAGATCGGCGTCCTGTGGGACCGCGACGGCAGGCTGGCACGGCCGCTGATCGCGGAATGCACGCGCGCCGGTTTCGTCGTCGGCGACAACGAACCCTATGACGGCGAACTGGAGAACGACTGCCTCTATCGCCACGGCACGATGCGCGGCCTGCCGCATGTGCTGATCGAGATCCGCCAGGACCTGGTCGCGACGCCCGAGGCGGCGCGCGATTTCGCGGCGCGGCTGACGCCGATCCTGGAACGCGCGCTGGCCGCGATGGGGCCGGCCGCGCTATGCTTCACTAGGCCCCTGGCCGCGAAAGGCGCTGCGATGGACGAGAAGACCCGCACGGAACTCGAAGCCGCCGCGTTCCGCCGGCTGGTCGCGCATCTGCGCGGCCGCACCGACGTGCAGAACATCGACCTGATGAATCTCGCCGGCTTCTGCCGCAACTGCCTGGGCGACTGGTACCGCGAAGCCGCCGCCGAGAAGGGCATCGCGATCGAGAAGGACGCGGCGCGCGAGATCGTCTACGGCATGGCGCCCGCCGAGTGGAAGAAGCGCTATCAGACCGAGGCGTCGCCGGCACAACAGGCGGCGTTCGCCCAGGCCTCGAAGAAGACTCACAGCTAA
- a CDS encoding DUF1036 domain-containing protein produces MRFTLVLAFLLAAAGPAEAGLGVCNKGARVVTVAIGRFNGTRWASEGWWRVEPRKCTELVPGKLLARYYYMYASDGAVGVWDGGKSFCVGTAAKFVIVGRGGCTERGYDRRGFFEIDTGNHYDFTQTLSD; encoded by the coding sequence ATGCGATTCACTCTCGTCCTCGCCTTCCTCCTCGCCGCCGCCGGTCCCGCCGAGGCAGGGCTCGGCGTCTGCAACAAGGGCGCCCGTGTCGTGACGGTCGCGATCGGCCGGTTCAACGGCACGCGCTGGGCCAGCGAGGGCTGGTGGCGCGTGGAACCGCGCAAATGCACCGAACTGGTGCCGGGCAAGCTGCTGGCGCGCTATTATTATATGTACGCCTCCGACGGGGCGGTCGGGGTGTGGGACGGCGGCAAGAGCTTCTGCGTCGGCACGGCCGCGAAATTCGTCATCGTCGGCCGCGGCGGCTGCACCGAGCGCGGCTATGACCGGCGCGGCTTCTTCGAGATCGACACCGGCAACCACTACGACTTCACCCAAACCCTTTCGGATTGA
- the pyk gene encoding pyruvate kinase, which translates to MRRRRKTKIVATLGPASSSPGKIRALFDAGVDVFRINMSHTSHAMLADLHRMIRAQEVEAERPIGILVDLQGPKIRLGILPGGSRILKDGEQVRFVRKVEADNPNDIPIPHPEVFAAMKMRHTLLIDDGRVRLRLLTVKDYYADAMVVVGGEIKDRKGVNLPDTLLPVSAMTPKDRTDLDAALNLGVDWIALSFVQRADDVAEIKKVVAGRAAVLAKIEKPKALEGLADILDIADALMVARGDLGVELPPEAVPGRQKQIVRAARKAGKPVVVATQMLESMIAAAVPTRAEVSDVATAVFEGADAVMLSGETASGTHPVEAVQMMDRIAQSVENDPLYVSILEAQRNEPEENTGDAIMAAVRQVTHTIHARAVVCWTKSGSTGLRASRERPEAPIVVLTPQIETARRLTLGWGLHCVLTEDAHDLDDVTDRAARIAQQEGFARAGDRVVITAGVPLGTPGSTNLLRVAFVGPKAG; encoded by the coding sequence ATGAGACGCCGCCGCAAGACCAAGATCGTCGCAACCCTGGGCCCCGCCTCGTCGAGCCCGGGGAAGATCCGCGCCTTGTTCGACGCCGGCGTCGACGTCTTCCGCATCAATATGAGCCACACCTCGCACGCCATGCTGGCCGACCTGCACCGCATGATCCGCGCCCAGGAGGTGGAGGCCGAGCGGCCGATCGGCATCCTGGTCGATCTGCAGGGCCCCAAGATCCGCCTCGGCATCCTGCCCGGCGGCTCGCGCATCCTGAAGGACGGCGAGCAGGTCCGCTTCGTGCGCAAGGTCGAGGCCGACAACCCCAACGACATCCCGATCCCGCATCCCGAAGTCTTCGCCGCGATGAAGATGCGCCACACGCTTTTGATCGACGACGGCCGCGTGCGCCTGCGCCTGCTGACGGTGAAGGACTATTACGCCGACGCGATGGTGGTGGTGGGCGGCGAGATCAAGGACCGCAAGGGCGTCAACCTTCCCGACACGCTGCTGCCGGTCTCGGCGATGACGCCGAAGGATCGCACCGACCTCGACGCCGCGCTCAATCTCGGCGTCGACTGGATCGCGCTGTCCTTCGTGCAGCGCGCCGACGACGTGGCCGAGATCAAGAAGGTGGTGGCGGGACGCGCCGCGGTGCTGGCCAAGATCGAGAAGCCCAAGGCGCTGGAAGGCCTCGCCGACATCCTCGACATCGCCGACGCGCTGATGGTGGCGCGCGGCGATCTCGGCGTCGAACTGCCGCCCGAGGCGGTGCCCGGCCGCCAGAAGCAGATCGTGCGCGCCGCGCGCAAGGCGGGAAAGCCCGTCGTGGTCGCGACCCAGATGCTGGAATCGATGATCGCCGCGGCGGTGCCGACCCGCGCCGAGGTCAGCGACGTGGCGACCGCGGTGTTCGAAGGCGCCGACGCCGTGATGCTCTCGGGCGAGACCGCGTCGGGCACCCATCCCGTCGAAGCGGTGCAGATGATGGACCGCATCGCCCAATCGGTGGAAAACGATCCGCTCTACGTCTCCATCCTGGAGGCGCAGCGCAACGAGCCGGAGGAAAACACCGGCGACGCCATCATGGCCGCCGTGCGGCAGGTGACGCACACGATCCATGCCCGCGCCGTGGTGTGCTGGACCAAGTCCGGCTCGACCGGCCTGCGCGCCTCGCGCGAGCGGCCCGAGGCGCCGATCGTCGTGCTGACGCCGCAGATCGAGACCGCGCGGCGGCTGACGCTGGGCTGGGGCCTGCACTGCGTGCTGACGGAAGACGCGCACGACCTCGACGACGTGACCGACCGCGCCGCGCGCATCGCCCAGCAGGAAGGCTTCGCCCGCGCCGGCGACCGCGTGGTGATCACCGCCGGCGTGCCGCTCGGCACGCCGGGCTCGACCAACCTTCTGCGCGTGGCGTTCGTGGGACCGAAAGCGGGCTGA
- a CDS encoding SDR family NAD(P)-dependent oxidoreductase, translating into MQDKQVALVTGANQGIGLQIARDLAGHRFTVLVGSRDPARGEAAARTIAGDARAIQLDVTDRTSIDDAAKRIRWEFGRLDVLIQNAAISHTGGMSGRTVEEYALASRPSNVSLDEMRAVWETNVFGVLSVYQAMLPLLRETPGARIVNVSSGVGSLTQNADPAFPWRAIFGPVYPASKTALNALTVAMAIELEPEGIRVNAVTPGFTKTNLNGYAGTETVEEGAREAVRVALLGHEAPTGTFTRWENQTVPW; encoded by the coding sequence ATGCAGGACAAACAAGTCGCCCTGGTCACCGGGGCCAATCAGGGAATCGGCCTTCAGATCGCGAGGGATCTCGCCGGCCACCGCTTCACCGTGCTGGTCGGCTCGCGCGATCCGGCGCGCGGCGAGGCGGCGGCCAGGACGATCGCCGGCGACGCCCGCGCCATCCAGCTCGACGTGACGGATCGGACGTCGATCGACGACGCGGCGAAACGCATCCGCTGGGAATTCGGCCGCCTCGACGTGCTGATCCAGAACGCGGCGATCTCGCATACCGGAGGCATGTCGGGCCGGACCGTCGAGGAATACGCGCTGGCGAGCCGCCCGAGCAACGTGTCGCTCGATGAGATGCGCGCGGTGTGGGAGACCAATGTGTTCGGCGTGCTATCCGTCTACCAGGCGATGCTGCCGCTGCTGCGCGAGACGCCGGGCGCCCGTATCGTCAATGTGTCGAGCGGCGTCGGCTCGCTGACGCAGAACGCCGATCCGGCTTTCCCCTGGCGTGCGATTTTCGGTCCGGTCTATCCGGCGTCCAAGACGGCGCTCAACGCGCTGACGGTCGCCATGGCGATCGAGCTGGAGCCGGAGGGGATCAGGGTCAACGCCGTCACCCCGGGCTTCACCAAGACCAACCTCAACGGCTATGCCGGCACCGAGACGGTCGAAGAGGGCGCCCGCGAGGCGGTGCGCGTGGCGCTGCTCGGCCACGAGGCCCCGACGGGCACGTTCACACGCTGGGAAAACCAGACGGTTCCGTGGTGA
- a CDS encoding aldo/keto reductase, giving the protein MQYRTLGRTGIKVTPYCLGAMMFGAMGNPDHDDCIRIVHKALDFGINFIDTADRYGAGESEEIVGKALKGRRDRIVLATKVYGPMGDDPNQQGGSRRWIVQAVEGSLRRLQTDHIDLYQIHRPSPDTDIEETLSVLTDLMRAGKVRAIGSSTFPVSEIVEAQWVSERRGLARFRTEQPPYSILDRGIEREVLPACERYGMGVMVWSPLSKGLLTGRYRKGQPMPDSLRARYFAKQMSDVRNLDAVEQLIPLARDAGLSLTHMAMAFAMAHRGVTSAILGPRTMQHLDDLLAGAGVRLNDDMLDRIDRIVPPGTDVGPNGAAYVPPAILKAELRRRPVAERAAA; this is encoded by the coding sequence ATGCAGTACCGCACGCTGGGACGAACCGGCATCAAGGTCACCCCCTATTGCCTGGGGGCGATGATGTTCGGCGCCATGGGCAATCCCGACCATGACGATTGCATCCGCATCGTCCACAAGGCGCTGGATTTCGGCATCAACTTCATCGACACCGCCGACCGGTACGGTGCCGGCGAGTCCGAAGAGATCGTCGGCAAGGCGCTCAAGGGGCGGCGCGACAGGATCGTGCTCGCGACCAAGGTGTACGGGCCGATGGGCGACGACCCCAACCAGCAGGGCGGGTCGCGGCGCTGGATCGTGCAGGCGGTGGAGGGCTCGCTGCGGCGCCTGCAGACCGACCACATCGATCTCTACCAGATCCACCGGCCGTCGCCGGACACCGATATCGAAGAGACGCTGTCCGTGCTCACCGATCTGATGCGCGCCGGAAAAGTCCGCGCGATCGGCTCTTCGACCTTTCCGGTCTCCGAGATCGTCGAAGCGCAATGGGTTTCCGAGCGGCGCGGCCTGGCCCGCTTCCGCACCGAACAGCCGCCCTATTCGATCCTGGACCGCGGCATCGAGCGCGAAGTGCTCCCCGCCTGCGAGCGCTACGGCATGGGGGTGATGGTCTGGAGCCCGCTGTCGAAGGGATTGCTCACCGGACGCTATCGCAAGGGACAGCCGATGCCCGACAGCCTGCGCGCGAGATACTTCGCCAAACAGATGTCCGACGTACGCAATCTGGACGCGGTCGAGCAGCTCATCCCGCTGGCGCGGGACGCCGGGCTGTCGCTCACGCATATGGCGATGGCCTTCGCGATGGCGCATCGCGGCGTGACGTCGGCCATTCTCGGGCCGCGCACGATGCAGCATCTCGACGACCTGCTGGCCGGCGCCGGGGTCCGTCTCAACGACGACATGCTGGACCGGATCGACAGGATCGTCCCGCCCGGAACCGATGTCGGGCCGAACGGGGCGGCCTATGTTCCGCCGGCGATCCTGAAAGCCGAGCTGCGCCGGCGGCCCGTTGCCGAACGCGCGGCCGCCTAG
- a CDS encoding helix-turn-helix domain-containing protein: MSGKAAGRGPARAAPKSRPVRADVQRNTVALLEAALAVFATSGVDAPVREIAAKAGVGVATVYRHFPQRADLVAAVFRHEVDACADAAPALAAAHPPGEALARWLQRYAAFVATKRGLATALHSGDSAFDCLPAYFSGRLLPALRSLLDAAAASGEVRADIAPDELLSAVAGLCMQAPGDKPGHARRMVALLVDGLRHGASRR, from the coding sequence ATGAGCGGAAAGGCGGCCGGGCGCGGCCCCGCGCGCGCGGCGCCGAAGTCCCGGCCGGTGCGCGCCGACGTGCAACGCAACACGGTCGCCTTGCTGGAAGCGGCGCTCGCGGTGTTCGCGACGTCGGGCGTGGACGCGCCGGTGCGGGAGATCGCCGCCAAGGCGGGCGTCGGCGTCGCCACCGTCTATCGCCATTTCCCGCAGCGCGCCGATCTCGTCGCCGCCGTGTTCCGCCACGAGGTCGATGCCTGCGCCGATGCCGCGCCGGCTTTGGCGGCGGCGCATCCGCCGGGCGAGGCGCTGGCGCGCTGGCTGCAGCGCTACGCGGCCTTCGTCGCGACCAAGCGCGGCCTCGCGACGGCCCTGCATTCCGGAGACTCCGCCTTCGACTGCTTGCCGGCCTATTTCAGTGGACGGCTCCTGCCGGCGCTGCGATCCCTGCTCGACGCCGCGGCCGCTTCGGGCGAGGTGCGCGCCGATATCGCGCCGGACGAACTTTTGAGCGCGGTCGCGGGCCTGTGCATGCAGGCCCCGGGCGACAAGCCCGGCCACGCCCGCCGCATGGTCGCCCTGCTGGTCGACGGTCTGCGCCATGGCGCGAGCCGGCGGTGA
- a CDS encoding helix-turn-helix domain-containing protein, whose product MPITGDQLLTVLAALANPHRLRIVAALKADGRNYVSQLAREVGISRPLLHLHLQKLEEAGLVTGKLELSADGKALNYFEVADFAVELTPAAIVAAAKTLTASSTKSES is encoded by the coding sequence TTGCCGATCACAGGCGACCAGTTGCTGACCGTGCTCGCGGCGCTCGCCAATCCGCACCGGTTGCGGATCGTCGCGGCGCTGAAGGCGGACGGGCGCAACTATGTCAGCCAGCTCGCCCGCGAGGTCGGCATCAGCCGGCCGCTGCTCCACCTGCATCTCCAGAAGCTGGAAGAGGCCGGGCTCGTCACCGGCAAGCTCGAACTCTCCGCCGACGGCAAGGCGCTCAACTATTTCGAGGTCGCCGATTTCGCCGTCGAACTCACGCCGGCCGCCATCGTCGCGGCGGCCAAGACCCTCACCGCATCGTCCACCAAATCCGAGTCGTGA
- a CDS encoding tetratricopeptide repeat protein: MRVLAVLLFCLIPVAASAAPLDALFGQLKKAASPEEAKPIEDKIGGVFLQSGSASVELLMTRAQAVLAAGDKDTARQLFDAITGVAPNYAEGWHARASLQHDNGDDSGAIVSLEHTILLNPRQFTAMYELGNILEDYGNKEGALKLYRKALELDPQLEGAQKHVDALGRDVEGQGI; encoded by the coding sequence ATGCGCGTTCTCGCCGTTCTGCTCTTCTGCCTGATACCCGTCGCGGCTTCCGCCGCGCCGCTGGACGCGCTGTTCGGGCAGCTCAAGAAGGCCGCTTCGCCCGAGGAGGCCAAGCCGATCGAGGACAAGATCGGCGGGGTCTTCCTGCAATCGGGCAGCGCCAGCGTCGAGCTCCTGATGACGCGGGCCCAGGCGGTGCTGGCCGCCGGCGACAAGGACACCGCCAGGCAATTGTTCGACGCGATCACCGGCGTGGCGCCGAACTATGCCGAGGGCTGGCACGCGCGCGCCAGCCTGCAGCACGACAATGGCGACGATTCCGGCGCGATCGTTTCGCTGGAGCACACCATCCTGCTCAATCCGCGCCAGTTCACCGCGATGTATGAGCTCGGCAACATCCTGGAGGACTACGGCAACAAGGAAGGCGCGCTGAAGCTCTACCGCAAGGCGCTGGAGCTGGATCCGCAGCTCGAAGGCGCGCAGAAGCACGTCGATGCGCTCGGCCGCGATGTCGAGGGCCAGGGGATTTAG
- the glcF gene encoding glycolate oxidase subunit GlcF, producing MRTAFTPTQLTDPHIAEAEKNLRACVHCGICTATCPTYVLLGDERDGPRGRIVLMQNMLQKGGVPDAETVLHVDRCLSCLACRSACPSSVDYARLIDEARSHIQTHYRRPWGDRLLRWLIATVMTRPALTRIGLFAAHLAGPLTWLLPGRLKGMARTGLATPIAGPAALPRAILPNARRVALMPGCVQGAIAPGIDAAVARVLARRGIELVPLEGAGCCGSLVYHLGRSEDAKNWARRAIEAYERGGGADAFEGVLITATGCSAHLKDLTHLFLDDPLWLPRARAFAAASRDFLDLATPVAAPEPRPLRVAWHAACSLQNGLKLAGKGEALLAAAGFEVASVPEGHLCCGSAGTYSILQPEISQALRARKLDNIAATEPDIVASTNFPCMNHLAGADGPPFVHAAELVDWVEGGPIPVALMARAG from the coding sequence ATGCGCACCGCCTTCACGCCCACCCAGCTCACCGATCCGCACATCGCGGAAGCCGAGAAGAATCTGCGCGCCTGCGTCCATTGCGGCATCTGCACCGCGACCTGCCCGACCTATGTCCTGCTCGGCGACGAGCGCGACGGGCCGCGCGGCCGCATCGTGCTGATGCAGAACATGCTGCAGAAGGGCGGCGTGCCGGATGCCGAGACGGTGCTGCATGTCGACCGCTGCCTCTCCTGCCTGGCCTGCCGCAGCGCCTGTCCGTCGAGCGTCGACTATGCGCGGCTGATCGACGAGGCGCGGTCGCACATCCAGACCCATTACCGCCGCCCCTGGGGCGACAGGCTGCTGCGCTGGCTGATCGCCACGGTGATGACGCGGCCGGCGCTGACCCGCATCGGCCTGTTCGCGGCGCATCTCGCGGGGCCGCTGACCTGGCTGCTGCCCGGACGGCTCAAGGGCATGGCGCGCACCGGGCTCGCGACGCCGATCGCCGGGCCCGCCGCTTTGCCGCGCGCGATCCTGCCCAATGCGCGGCGCGTCGCACTGATGCCGGGCTGCGTGCAGGGCGCGATCGCGCCGGGGATCGACGCGGCGGTGGCGCGCGTGCTGGCGCGGCGCGGTATCGAGCTGGTGCCGCTGGAAGGCGCGGGCTGCTGCGGCTCGCTGGTGTACCATCTGGGCCGCAGCGAGGACGCCAAGAACTGGGCGCGCCGCGCCATCGAGGCCTATGAGCGCGGCGGCGGCGCCGACGCTTTCGAGGGCGTGCTGATCACCGCGACGGGCTGCTCGGCGCATCTGAAGGACCTGACGCATCTGTTCCTCGACGATCCCTTGTGGCTGCCGCGGGCGCGGGCCTTCGCGGCGGCGTCGCGCGACTTCCTCGACCTGGCGACGCCCGTCGCCGCGCCGGAGCCGCGGCCGCTGCGCGTCGCCTGGCATGCGGCCTGCTCGCTGCAGAACGGGCTGAAGCTGGCCGGCAAGGGCGAGGCGCTGCTCGCCGCCGCCGGGTTCGAGGTCGCCTCGGTGCCGGAGGGCCATCTGTGCTGCGGCTCGGCCGGGACCTATTCGATCCTGCAGCCCGAGATTTCCCAGGCCCTGCGCGCCCGCAAGCTCGACAATATCGCGGCGACCGAGCCCGACATCGTGGCGAGCACCAATTTCCCCTGCATGAACCATTTGGCGGGAGCCGACGGGCCGCCCTTCGTGCATGCCGCCGAACTGGTGGACTGGGTCGAGGGCGGGCCGATCCCGGTGGCGTTGATGGCGCGCGCGGGATAA
- the glcE gene encoding glycolate oxidase subunit GlcE, with protein sequence MPTHKASTEAEIVEAVMTARAWKSPLEIVGAGTKQAFGRAVVTMGSVLDVSGLRGILSYEPNELILTAAPGTPVAEIAAALAEKGQRLGFDPPDWGPLLGAAPGLGTIGGAIACDANGPARVRLGAVRDQLLGFRGVNGFGEAFKAGGKVVKNVTGFDVPKLMCGAMGTLCVLTEVTLRVFPKPPLSTVLAVRDLSPEEGFALLRKVWSSPLDATGLAFSRDRALIRLEGEKAPLAEKCTMLRALLGGRAAEEVPDGEIAFRAIANGEMFLDTPYDVWRAFVPPAAAAGVAAEIDAPLWLGDWAGGLLWLGTLPGSDTVRAAVHRAGGHAVLLRAAEETRERLDTFEPQSAVRMAVTKSVKAAFDPLGLFNPGRMWDGV encoded by the coding sequence ATGCCGACCCACAAAGCATCCACCGAAGCAGAGATCGTCGAGGCCGTGATGACGGCGCGCGCATGGAAATCGCCGCTCGAAATCGTCGGCGCCGGCACCAAGCAGGCTTTCGGCCGCGCCGTGGTGACGATGGGTTCGGTGCTCGACGTTTCGGGCCTGCGCGGCATTCTTTCGTACGAGCCCAACGAACTGATCCTGACCGCGGCGCCGGGCACGCCGGTGGCGGAGATCGCGGCGGCGCTCGCCGAAAAGGGCCAGCGGCTCGGTTTCGATCCGCCGGACTGGGGCCCCTTGCTCGGCGCGGCGCCGGGGCTGGGTACGATCGGCGGCGCGATCGCGTGCGACGCCAACGGTCCGGCGCGGGTGCGCCTGGGCGCGGTGCGCGACCAATTGCTCGGCTTTCGCGGCGTGAACGGCTTCGGCGAGGCGTTCAAGGCCGGCGGCAAGGTGGTCAAGAACGTCACCGGCTTCGATGTTCCCAAACTGATGTGCGGCGCGATGGGAACGCTGTGCGTGCTCACCGAGGTGACGCTGCGCGTGTTCCCCAAGCCGCCGCTGTCCACCGTGCTGGCGGTGCGCGATCTGTCGCCCGAAGAAGGTTTCGCCTTGCTGCGCAAAGTGTGGTCCTCGCCGCTGGACGCGACGGGGCTGGCCTTCAGCCGGGATCGCGCTCTCATCCGCCTGGAAGGCGAGAAGGCACCGCTGGCCGAGAAATGCACGATGCTGCGCGCGCTGCTGGGCGGCCGCGCCGCCGAAGAGGTGCCGGACGGCGAGATCGCCTTCCGCGCCATCGCCAACGGCGAGATGTTCCTCGATACGCCTTACGACGTGTGGCGCGCTTTCGTGCCGCCGGCGGCGGCGGCCGGGGTCGCCGCCGAGATCGACGCGCCGCTGTGGCTCGGCGACTGGGCCGGCGGGTTGCTGTGGCTCGGCACGCTGCCCGGCAGCGACACGGTGCGCGCGGCGGTCCATCGCGCCGGCGGCCATGCCGTGCTGCTGCGCGCCGCCGAGGAGACGCGCGAGCGGCTCGATACATTCGAACCGCAAAGCGCGGTTCGAATGGCGGTCACCAAGTCCGTCAAGGCGGCGTTCGATCCGCTGGGCTTGTTCAATCCCGGCCGGATGTGGGACGGGGTGTAG
- a CDS encoding FAD-linked oxidase C-terminal domain-containing protein yields MDFSPPDSEIIAHGADIVAALRAIVPDGVVSDPAGLAAFDADALTAYRQKPLVTVLPRDAEQVAAILAYASEHGVPVVPRGAGTSLSGGALPRADAILLSLTRMSRILDIDIENRCVVAQPGVTNLAITRAVEASGFYYAPDPSSQIACTIGGNVAENSGGLHCLKYGLTTNNLLGVEFVLMSGERMRLGGKAPGAGGLDLLGVVCGSEGLLGVVVEATVRILPKAPATRTLLAAFSSVPDAGQCVADIIAAGIVPAAMEFMDRRCIAAVEAYSAPGYPACEGVLIIDADGIGAEVDDAIARIGDIARANGAEVREARDEIERGKLWAGRKAAFPAMGRLAPDMLCMDGTIPRHKLPAVLARMGEMAQHYRLGFCNVFHAGDGNLHPLIIFDTMKPGEHDRAEAFGADILRLCVEVGGVLTGEHGVGVEKRDLMPVMFTEADLAQQQRLKCAFDAGGLLNPGKVFPTLSACVEGGHMHVKDGRVPFPNLPRF; encoded by the coding sequence GTGGATTTTTCGCCACCCGATTCCGAGATCATCGCCCATGGCGCCGACATCGTCGCGGCGCTTCGTGCCATCGTGCCCGACGGGGTGGTGTCCGATCCCGCCGGCCTCGCCGCTTTCGACGCCGATGCGCTGACCGCCTATCGCCAGAAGCCGCTGGTCACCGTGCTGCCGCGCGATGCCGAGCAGGTGGCCGCCATCCTGGCCTATGCCAGCGAACACGGCGTGCCGGTCGTGCCGCGCGGGGCGGGGACCTCGCTGTCGGGCGGGGCGCTGCCGCGCGCCGATGCCATCCTGCTCAGCCTGACGCGGATGAGCCGGATCCTCGACATCGACATCGAGAACCGCTGCGTCGTCGCCCAGCCCGGCGTGACCAATCTGGCGATCACCCGCGCGGTCGAGGCAAGCGGCTTCTATTACGCGCCCGATCCGTCGAGCCAGATCGCCTGCACCATCGGCGGCAATGTCGCGGAGAATTCCGGCGGGCTGCATTGCCTGAAATACGGGTTGACGACGAACAACCTTTTGGGCGTCGAATTCGTGCTGATGAGCGGCGAACGGATGCGGCTCGGCGGCAAGGCGCCCGGCGCCGGCGGGCTCGACCTGCTCGGCGTGGTGTGCGGCTCCGAGGGACTGCTCGGCGTCGTGGTCGAGGCGACGGTTCGGATTTTGCCCAAGGCGCCCGCGACGCGCACGCTGCTGGCGGCGTTTTCCTCCGTGCCGGATGCCGGGCAATGCGTCGCCGACATCATCGCGGCGGGCATCGTGCCGGCCGCGATGGAGTTCATGGATCGCCGCTGTATCGCGGCGGTGGAGGCCTATTCCGCGCCCGGCTATCCGGCCTGCGAGGGCGTTCTCATCATCGACGCCGACGGCATCGGCGCCGAGGTCGATGACGCCATCGCCCGCATCGGCGACATCGCGAGGGCCAACGGCGCGGAAGTCCGCGAGGCGCGGGACGAAATCGAACGCGGCAAGCTCTGGGCCGGCCGCAAGGCGGCGTTCCCGGCGATGGGGCGGCTGGCGCCCGACATGCTGTGCATGGACGGCACGATCCCGCGCCACAAGCTGCCCGCGGTGCTGGCGCGGATGGGCGAGATGGCGCAGCACTACCGGCTCGGCTTCTGCAACGTGTTCCATGCCGGCGACGGCAACCTGCATCCGCTCATCATCTTCGACACGATGAAGCCGGGCGAGCACGACCGCGCCGAAGCGTTCGGCGCCGATATCCTGAGGCTCTGCGTCGAGGTCGGCGGCGTCTTGACCGGCGAGCACGGCGTCGGCGTCGAAAAGCGCGATTTGATGCCGGTGATGTTCACCGAGGCCGACCTGGCGCAGCAGCAGCGGCTGAAATGCGCCTTCGACGCCGGCGGGCTGCTCAATCCCGGCAAGGTGTTTCCGACGCTGTCGGCCTGCGTCGAGGGCGGGCATATGCATGTGAAGGACGGCCGCGTGCCGTTCCCGAACCTGCCGCGGTTTTGA
- the ykgO gene encoding type B 50S ribosomal protein L36: MKVRNSLRSLKKRDKDCRVVRRKGRVYVINKKNPRFKARQG; encoded by the coding sequence ATGAAAGTTCGCAACTCTCTCCGCTCGCTCAAGAAGCGCGACAAGGACTGCCGCGTCGTCCGCCGCAAGGGCCGCGTCTACGTCATCAACAAGAAGAATCCGCGCTTCAAGGCACGCCAGGGCTAA